In the Magnolia sinica isolate HGM2019 chromosome 15, MsV1, whole genome shotgun sequence genome, one interval contains:
- the LOC131227568 gene encoding protein WHAT'S THIS FACTOR 1 homolog, chloroplastic, translating into MAAIPRISNLFPNTKTSSSSSLVLLFSRSFSLWSMKKDPALESALSRNRRWIVNNQLKNIILRCPDQIAPVRFIQKKFKTLDLQGKALNWFKKYPCCFETYLKDDEYYCKLTKRMMSLVEEEENVKYGMESILVDKLAKLLMMSSNRRLNVIKFNELKRNFGFPDDYLVWILPKYPEMFRIVNRGSGRRSMMEIELVSWQPHLATSSIEILAHEKNTEPHFECCLPLSWTKSQERFLEFNKAPYISPYSDARGLEEGSMEMEKRVIGVVHELLSLTLWKKASIIKLGHFRREFGFPEKLNVLLLRHPGIFYVSNKYQIYTVVLREGYCGSELIDKDPLVVVKDKFGELMQEGLHEYNRRRHVVNLEKKKKRGLVVMKLERKNGRTISEMSEHDDDGEERGEIYNPEERKRFYRSLFDESDP; encoded by the coding sequence ATGGCTGCGATTCCAAGGATTTCAAATCTGTTCCCAAACACCAAAACTTCTTCCTCATCGTCTCTTGTTCTCCTCTTCAGCCGGAGCTTCTCTCTGTGGTCGATGAAAAAGGATCCCGCTCTTGAATCCGCGCTCTCTCGTAACCGCCGTTGGATCGTCAACAACCAGCTGAAGAACATTATCCTTCGATGCCCCGACCAGATTGCTCCCGTCCGATTCATCCAGAAGAAATTCAAGACCCTTGATCTCCAAGGCAAGGCCCTCAACTGGTTTAAAAAATACCCATGCTGCTTTGAAACCTACCTTAAGGATGATGAATATTACTGTAAATTGACGAAACGAATGATGTCTTtggtagaagaagaagagaatgtaAAATATGGGATGGAGTCTATCTTGGTAGATAAATTAGCAAAGTTATTGATGATGAGCTCTAATCGGAGGCTCAATGTTATCAAATTCAATGAATTGAAACGCAATTTTGGCTTTCCTGACGACTATCTCGTATGGATTCTGCCAAAATATCCTGAGATGTTTCGGATCGTCAATCGGGGCAGCGGGAGACGGAGCATGATGGAGATCGAGCTTGTTTCATGGCAACCTCATTTAGCCACTTCCTCAATTGAAATCTTAGCCCATGAGAAGAACACTGAGCCACATTTTGAGTGTTGCTTACCTTTGAGCTGGACGAAGTCACAGGAGCGGTTTCTTGAATTTAACAAGGCGCCATACATTTCACCGTATTCAGATGCAAGGGGTTTAGAGGAGGGGTCGATGGAGATGGAGAAGCGGGTGATTGGTGTGGTGCATGAATTGCTTTCACTAACGTTGTGGAAGAAGGCGTCGATCATAAAATTGGGGCATTTTAGAAGGGAATTTGGTTTCCCAGAGAAATTGAATGTGTTGCTACTTCGGCATCCGGGCATTTTCTATGTTTCAAACAAGTATCAGATATACACGGTTGTTCTTCGAGAAGGGTATTGTGGATCGGAGTTGATTgataaggatccacttgtagttgtGAAGGATAAGTTTGGGGAGCTGATGCAAGAGGGGCTTCATGAATATAACCGGAGAAGGCATGTGGTGAatttagagaagaagaagaagagaggtttGGTGGTGATGAAGTTGGAGAGAAAGAATGGAAGAACAATCAGTGAAATGTCTgaacatgatgatgatggtgaggaGCGAGGAGAAATTTATAATCCGGAGGAAAGGAAGAGGTTTTATAGATCTCTCTTTGATGAGAGTGACCCATAA